The following coding sequences are from one Odontesthes bonariensis isolate fOdoBon6 chromosome 10, fOdoBon6.hap1, whole genome shotgun sequence window:
- the LOC142389798 gene encoding MYND-type zinc finger-containing chromatin reader ZMYND8-like isoform X5, protein MGERGEGSKLWPPFSVTREPCSSLTGVESKGTDSVLAEEEIKAESDVVEGMDASVRSKVPDPPGSAERSGAPQKRKVSSPTHSPNGHSPSDTSPSPLKKKKKPGAVNCNNKDQSELRHGPFYYMKQPALTTDPVDVVPQDGRNDFYCWLCHREGQVLCCELCPRVYHAKCLKLPAEPEGDWFCPECEKITVAECIETQSKAMTMLTIDQLSFLLKFALQKIKQPGTEPFQKPVSLEQHPDYAEYIFHPMDLSTLEKNVKKKMYGCTEAFLADMKWILHNCIIYNGGNHKLTATAKVIVKICEHEMNEIEVCPECYLSACQKRDNWFCEPCSQPHPLVWAKLKGFPFWPAKALREKDGQVDARFFGQHDRAWVPINNCYLMSKEIPFSVKKTKSIFNSAMQEMEVYVENIRKKFGVFNYAPFRTPYTPNNQLQMLLDPSNPSAGTVKTEKPDKLRFNFDITSSPKMILSKSSTPSGMSRRVSVTDMPRSPMSTNSSVHTGSDGEQDPEKPSKNPTLHYSTGEESMDCTASPVSGKMAPAGSVTGSPKLFNPGLVPKQERTVGTGGILNLNLDRVKAEMDLKELSETVLQQQQQQQQASPAAATTPKRPIRSLDKTIESCKLQLGIDEISEDVYKHVDHSDTEDSEKSDSSDSEYISDEEHKPKSSTQDDKDKVERKRSKASTEGENKEGVAGTGDKVTPEPVLKEKQGSNGPDKDLQDKPRTPQSQPLTEKPKTSEEGKAAAATSAAEQDSDSERELVIDLGDEHAGRDSKRARREPGFSAAKTLKESNVAKTEGKLPSSAGSAAPTREAAANLKDSLQPSITAALNLVSTAASGQSSAATATTTTTTTTSGPTSAPSPVSTTSPVPASVKKQRPLLPKETAQAVQQAVVWSPTKFQTSSQKWHMQKVQRQQQQQQQQHGEQSATQTQGQAQTCSPQQLQSQQNSSSSTRYQTRQAAKVQQKDPPHSLPSSAAGSSSFTSGDLQIPTVSADVAADIAKYTNKIMDTIKGTMTEIYNDLSKSTSGNTIAEIRRLRIEIEKLQWLHQQELSEMKHNLELTMAEMRQSLEQEKERLVAEVKKQMELEKQQAADETKKKQWCANCRKEAIFYCCWNTSYCDYPCQQAHWPEHMKSCTQSASASQQEPEAEPSSEPSVKPSGHSPATQTLPSGTGSISDKSNSPTYMDKGKDGAGVTVT, encoded by the exons ATGGGggagaggggggaggggagCAAGCTGTGGCCTCCATTTTCTGTGACGAGGGAGCCCTGCTCGTCTCTCACAGGAGTGGAATCTAAAGGCACTGACTCAGT TCTGGCTGAGGAGGAGATAAAGGCAGAGTCTGATGTGGTAGAGGGGATGGATGCTTCTGTGCGATCTAAAG TGCCCGATCCTCCGGGGTCAGCAGAACGATCAGGGGCACCACAGAAGCGCAAGGTGTCGAGTCCCACCCATTCCCCCAATGGACACTCTCCCTCAGATACCTCCCCCAGCCctctgaagaaaaagaaaaagccggGGGCTGTGAACTGTAACAACAAGGACCAG TCAGAGCTAAGACATGGTCCCTTTTACTATATGAAGCAGCCAGCACTCACCACAGACCCTGTTGATGTTGTACCGCAGGACGGCAGGAATGACTTCTACTGCTGGCTGTGCCACCGCGAGGGTCAGGTGCTCTGCTGTGAGCTCTGCCCCAGGGTGTACCACGCCAAGTGCCTCAAACTGCCAGCCGAGCCCGAGGGCGACTGGTTCTGTCCAGAGTGTGAG aAAATAACAGTTGCTGAATGCATTGAAACCCAGAGCAAGGCGATGACAATGCTAACAATAGACCAGCTCTCCTTCTTGCTGAAATTTGCACTTCAAAAGATCAAGCAGCCCGGG ACGGAGCCTTTTCAGAAGCCTGTGTCACTGGAACAGCACCCAGATTATGCAGAGTACATCTTCCACCCTATGGACTTGAGTACTTTAGAGAAG aatgtcaaaaagaaaatgtatggcTGCACTGAGGCTTTTCTTGCTGATATGAAATGGATCTTGCACAACTGCATCATCTATAATGGAG GCAATCACAAATTAACAGCGACTGCGAAAGTCATCGTCAAAATCTGTGAGCACGAG ATGAATGAGATTGAGGTGTGCCCAGAGTGCTACCTGTCTGCTTGCCAAAAAAGGGACAACTGGTTTTGTGAGCCATGT AGTCAACCCCATCCCTTGGTCTGGGCTAAGCTGAAGGGCTTCCCCTTCTGGCCAGCAAAAGCCCTACGAGAAAAGGATGGGCAAGTAGATGCACGCTTCTTCGGGCAACATGACAG GGCCTGGGTTCCCATCAACAACTGCTACCTCATGTCCAAAGAGATCCCCTTCTCtgtgaagaaaacaaagagCATTTTCAACAGCGCCATGCAAGAGATGGAGGTCTACGTGGAAAATATTCGCAAGAAATTTGGGGTCTTTAACTACGCACCCTTCCGCACTCCCTACACACCCAATAACCAGCTGCAGATGCTACTCGACCCCTCCAACCCCAGTGCTGGGACAGTGAAAACGGAGAAACCGGACAAGCTTCGCTTCAACTTCGATATAACCTCATCTCCTAAGATGATCCTCAGCAAGAGCTCCACGCCGAGCGGCATGAGCCGGCGGGTCTCTGTGACAGACATGCCTCGGTCTCCCATGAGTACAAACTCCTCAGTTCACACAGGATCTGATGGCGAGCAAGATCCAGAGAAGCCAAGCAAGAACCCAACACTCCACTACAGCACTGGAGAGGAATCAATGGACTGCACTG CATCTCCTGTCTCAGGGAAGATGGCTCCAGCTGGCAGTGTAACTGGCAGTCCGAAGCTCTTTAACCCTGGACTGGTGCCCAAGCAGGAAAGGACTGTAGGAACGGGTGGCATCCTCAATCTCAACCTGG ATCGAGTGAAGGCTGAAATGGATCTGAAGGAGCTAAGTGAGACCGtactacaacaacaacaacaacagcagcaagcGTCGCCAGCTGCCGCCACGACGCCAAAGAGACCCATCAGGAGTTTGGACAAAACCATTGAAAGCTGCAAGTTACAGCTTG GAATCGATGAGATTTCCGAGGACGTCTATAAACACGTGGATCACAGTGACACTGAGGACTCCGAAAAATCTGACTCGAGTGACAGCGAGTATATCAGTGATGAAGAACACAAGCCAAAGAGCTCTACCCAGGATGACAAGGACAAAGTGGAAAGAAAAAGGTCCAAAGCAAGCACGGAGGGGGAGAACAAGGAAGGAGTTGCAGGGACGGGGGATAAAGTCACCCCTGAACCCGTGCTCAAAGAGAAGCAGGGCAGCAATGGCCCAGATAAGGATCTGCAGGACAAGCCCAGAACACCCCAATCTCAGCCCCTCACTGAAAAGCCTAAAACCTCAGAGGAGGGCAAAGCAGCTGCTGCCACCTCAGCAGCTGAGCAAGACTCTGATTCTGAAAGAGAGCTTGTGATTGACCTCGGGGATGAACATGCAGGCCGTGACTCAAAGAGGGCGAGAAGAGAGCCTGGTTTTTCTGCTGCCAAAACTCTCAAAGAGTCTAATGTTGCCAAGACGGAAG GTAAACTGCCTTCATCCGCTGGATCAGCTGCACCGACGCGAGAAGCTGCTGCCAACCTAAAAGACTCACTCCAACCGTCCATCACAGCAGCACTCAACCTTGTGTCCACTGCAGCATCCGGTCAGTCCAGTGCCGCCActgccaccaccaccaccactactaCTACCAGTGGGCCTACCAGTGCCCCTTCTCCTGTCTCCACGACGTCCCCTGTACCTGCATCAGTGAAAAAACAGCGCCCACTACTGCCTAAAGAGACTGCTCAGGCTGTTCAGCAGGCAGTAGTTTGGAGCCCGACCAAGTTTCAGACGTCATCCCAGAAGTGGCACATGCAGAAGGtgcagaggcagcagcagcagcagcagcagcagcacggaGAACAGTCGGCTACGCAGACTCAGGGCCAGGCGCAGACGTGCAGCCCACAGCAGCTGCAGTCACAACAGAACTCCTCCTCCAGCACTCGCTATCAGACCAGACAAGCGGCCAAAG TGCAACAAAAAGACCCACCACACAGTTTGCCCTCATCAGCCGCTGGTAGCTCATCTTTCACATCAGGAGACTTGCAGATCCCTACAGTCTCAGCAGATGTGGCAGCAGATATAGCCAAATACACAAACAAA ATTATGGACACAATAAAAGGGACAATGACTGAAATCTATAATGATCTTTCCAAAAGCACATCAGGGAACACAATTGCAGAG ATTCGCCGACTGAGGATCGAGATTGAGAAGCTCCAGTGGCTGCATCAGCAAGAGTTGTCGGAGATGAAGCACAATCTGG AGTTGACGATGGCAGAGATGAGGCAGAGCCTGGAGCAGGAAAAGGAACGACTGGTGGCTGAGGTGAAGAAGCAGATGGAGTTGGAAAAGCAGCAGGCGGCGGACGAGACCAAGAAGAAACAGTGGTGTGCCAACTGCCGGAAGGAGGCCATCTTCTACTGCTGCTGGAACACGAGTTACTGTGACTACCCCTGCCAGCAGGCCCACTGGCCAGAGCACATGAAGTCTTGCACACAGTCAG CCTCTGCGTCGCAACAGGAGCCCGAGGCAGAGCCCAGCTCGGAGCCTTCGGTCAAACCATCGGGCCACTCTCCAGCCACACAGACCCTGCCCTCGGGGACGGGGTCGATATCTGACAAAAGTAACTCTCCCACATACATGGACAAAGGCAAGGACGGTGCCGGTGTTACTGTGACCTAA
- the LOC142389798 gene encoding MYND-type zinc finger-containing chromatin reader ZMYND8-like isoform X3, producing the protein MHPQSLAEEEIKAESDVVEGMDASVRSKVPDPPGSAERSGAPQKRKVSSPTHSPNGHSPSDTSPSPLKKKKKPGAVNCNNKDQSELRHGPFYYMKQPALTTDPVDVVPQDGRNDFYCWLCHREGQVLCCELCPRVYHAKCLKLPAEPEGDWFCPECEKITVAECIETQSKAMTMLTIDQLSFLLKFALQKIKQPGTEPFQKPVSLEQHPDYAEYIFHPMDLSTLEKVNVKKKMYGCTEAFLADMKWILHNCIIYNGGNHKLTATAKVIVKICEHEMNEIEVCPECYLSACQKRDNWFCEPCSQPHPLVWAKLKGFPFWPAKALREKDGQVDARFFGQHDRAWVPINNCYLMSKEIPFSVKKTKSIFNSAMQEMEVYVENIRKKFGVFNYAPFRTPYTPNNQLQMLLDPSNPSAGTVKTEKPDKLRFNFDITSSPKMILSKSSTPSGMSRRVSVTDMPRSPMSTNSSVHTGSDGEQDPEKPSKNPTLHYSTGEESMDCTGKMAPAGSVTGSPKLFNPGLVPKQERTVGTGGILNLNLDRVKAEMDLKELSETVLQQQQQQQQASPAAATTPKRPIRSLDKTIESCKLQLGIDEISEDVYKHVDHSDTEDSEKSDSSDSEYISDEEHKPKSSTQDDKDKVERKRSKASTEGENKEGVAGTGDKVTPEPVLKEKQGSNGPDKDLQDKPRTPQSQPLTEKPKTSEEGKAAAATSAAEQDSDSERELVIDLGDEHAGRDSKRARREPGFSAAKTLKESNVAKTEGKLPSSAGSAAPTREAAANLKDSLQPSITAALNLVSTAASGQSSAATATTTTTTTTSGPTSAPSPVSTTSPVPASVKKQRPLLPKETAQAVQQAVVWSPTKFQTSSQKWHMQKVQRQQQQQQQQHGEQSATQTQGQAQTCSPQQLQSQQNSSSSTRYQTRQAAKVQQKDPPHSLPSSAAGSSSFTSGDLQIPTVSADVAADIAKYTNKIMDTIKGTMTEIYNDLSKSTSGNTIAEIRRLRIEIEKLQWLHQQELSEMKHNLELTMAEMRQSLEQEKERLVAEVKKQMELEKQQAADETKKKQWCANCRKEAIFYCCWNTSYCDYPCQQAHWPEHMKSCTQSASASQQEPEAEPSSEPSVKPSGHSPATQTLPSGTGSISDKSNSPTYMDKGKDGAGVTVT; encoded by the exons ATGCATCCACAGAG TCTGGCTGAGGAGGAGATAAAGGCAGAGTCTGATGTGGTAGAGGGGATGGATGCTTCTGTGCGATCTAAAG TGCCCGATCCTCCGGGGTCAGCAGAACGATCAGGGGCACCACAGAAGCGCAAGGTGTCGAGTCCCACCCATTCCCCCAATGGACACTCTCCCTCAGATACCTCCCCCAGCCctctgaagaaaaagaaaaagccggGGGCTGTGAACTGTAACAACAAGGACCAG TCAGAGCTAAGACATGGTCCCTTTTACTATATGAAGCAGCCAGCACTCACCACAGACCCTGTTGATGTTGTACCGCAGGACGGCAGGAATGACTTCTACTGCTGGCTGTGCCACCGCGAGGGTCAGGTGCTCTGCTGTGAGCTCTGCCCCAGGGTGTACCACGCCAAGTGCCTCAAACTGCCAGCCGAGCCCGAGGGCGACTGGTTCTGTCCAGAGTGTGAG aAAATAACAGTTGCTGAATGCATTGAAACCCAGAGCAAGGCGATGACAATGCTAACAATAGACCAGCTCTCCTTCTTGCTGAAATTTGCACTTCAAAAGATCAAGCAGCCCGGG ACGGAGCCTTTTCAGAAGCCTGTGTCACTGGAACAGCACCCAGATTATGCAGAGTACATCTTCCACCCTATGGACTTGAGTACTTTAGAGAAGGTA aatgtcaaaaagaaaatgtatggcTGCACTGAGGCTTTTCTTGCTGATATGAAATGGATCTTGCACAACTGCATCATCTATAATGGAG GCAATCACAAATTAACAGCGACTGCGAAAGTCATCGTCAAAATCTGTGAGCACGAG ATGAATGAGATTGAGGTGTGCCCAGAGTGCTACCTGTCTGCTTGCCAAAAAAGGGACAACTGGTTTTGTGAGCCATGT AGTCAACCCCATCCCTTGGTCTGGGCTAAGCTGAAGGGCTTCCCCTTCTGGCCAGCAAAAGCCCTACGAGAAAAGGATGGGCAAGTAGATGCACGCTTCTTCGGGCAACATGACAG GGCCTGGGTTCCCATCAACAACTGCTACCTCATGTCCAAAGAGATCCCCTTCTCtgtgaagaaaacaaagagCATTTTCAACAGCGCCATGCAAGAGATGGAGGTCTACGTGGAAAATATTCGCAAGAAATTTGGGGTCTTTAACTACGCACCCTTCCGCACTCCCTACACACCCAATAACCAGCTGCAGATGCTACTCGACCCCTCCAACCCCAGTGCTGGGACAGTGAAAACGGAGAAACCGGACAAGCTTCGCTTCAACTTCGATATAACCTCATCTCCTAAGATGATCCTCAGCAAGAGCTCCACGCCGAGCGGCATGAGCCGGCGGGTCTCTGTGACAGACATGCCTCGGTCTCCCATGAGTACAAACTCCTCAGTTCACACAGGATCTGATGGCGAGCAAGATCCAGAGAAGCCAAGCAAGAACCCAACACTCCACTACAGCACTGGAGAGGAATCAATGGACTGCACTG GGAAGATGGCTCCAGCTGGCAGTGTAACTGGCAGTCCGAAGCTCTTTAACCCTGGACTGGTGCCCAAGCAGGAAAGGACTGTAGGAACGGGTGGCATCCTCAATCTCAACCTGG ATCGAGTGAAGGCTGAAATGGATCTGAAGGAGCTAAGTGAGACCGtactacaacaacaacaacaacagcagcaagcGTCGCCAGCTGCCGCCACGACGCCAAAGAGACCCATCAGGAGTTTGGACAAAACCATTGAAAGCTGCAAGTTACAGCTTG GAATCGATGAGATTTCCGAGGACGTCTATAAACACGTGGATCACAGTGACACTGAGGACTCCGAAAAATCTGACTCGAGTGACAGCGAGTATATCAGTGATGAAGAACACAAGCCAAAGAGCTCTACCCAGGATGACAAGGACAAAGTGGAAAGAAAAAGGTCCAAAGCAAGCACGGAGGGGGAGAACAAGGAAGGAGTTGCAGGGACGGGGGATAAAGTCACCCCTGAACCCGTGCTCAAAGAGAAGCAGGGCAGCAATGGCCCAGATAAGGATCTGCAGGACAAGCCCAGAACACCCCAATCTCAGCCCCTCACTGAAAAGCCTAAAACCTCAGAGGAGGGCAAAGCAGCTGCTGCCACCTCAGCAGCTGAGCAAGACTCTGATTCTGAAAGAGAGCTTGTGATTGACCTCGGGGATGAACATGCAGGCCGTGACTCAAAGAGGGCGAGAAGAGAGCCTGGTTTTTCTGCTGCCAAAACTCTCAAAGAGTCTAATGTTGCCAAGACGGAAG GTAAACTGCCTTCATCCGCTGGATCAGCTGCACCGACGCGAGAAGCTGCTGCCAACCTAAAAGACTCACTCCAACCGTCCATCACAGCAGCACTCAACCTTGTGTCCACTGCAGCATCCGGTCAGTCCAGTGCCGCCActgccaccaccaccaccactactaCTACCAGTGGGCCTACCAGTGCCCCTTCTCCTGTCTCCACGACGTCCCCTGTACCTGCATCAGTGAAAAAACAGCGCCCACTACTGCCTAAAGAGACTGCTCAGGCTGTTCAGCAGGCAGTAGTTTGGAGCCCGACCAAGTTTCAGACGTCATCCCAGAAGTGGCACATGCAGAAGGtgcagaggcagcagcagcagcagcagcagcagcacggaGAACAGTCGGCTACGCAGACTCAGGGCCAGGCGCAGACGTGCAGCCCACAGCAGCTGCAGTCACAACAGAACTCCTCCTCCAGCACTCGCTATCAGACCAGACAAGCGGCCAAAG TGCAACAAAAAGACCCACCACACAGTTTGCCCTCATCAGCCGCTGGTAGCTCATCTTTCACATCAGGAGACTTGCAGATCCCTACAGTCTCAGCAGATGTGGCAGCAGATATAGCCAAATACACAAACAAA ATTATGGACACAATAAAAGGGACAATGACTGAAATCTATAATGATCTTTCCAAAAGCACATCAGGGAACACAATTGCAGAG ATTCGCCGACTGAGGATCGAGATTGAGAAGCTCCAGTGGCTGCATCAGCAAGAGTTGTCGGAGATGAAGCACAATCTGG AGTTGACGATGGCAGAGATGAGGCAGAGCCTGGAGCAGGAAAAGGAACGACTGGTGGCTGAGGTGAAGAAGCAGATGGAGTTGGAAAAGCAGCAGGCGGCGGACGAGACCAAGAAGAAACAGTGGTGTGCCAACTGCCGGAAGGAGGCCATCTTCTACTGCTGCTGGAACACGAGTTACTGTGACTACCCCTGCCAGCAGGCCCACTGGCCAGAGCACATGAAGTCTTGCACACAGTCAG CCTCTGCGTCGCAACAGGAGCCCGAGGCAGAGCCCAGCTCGGAGCCTTCGGTCAAACCATCGGGCCACTCTCCAGCCACACAGACCCTGCCCTCGGGGACGGGGTCGATATCTGACAAAAGTAACTCTCCCACATACATGGACAAAGGCAAGGACGGTGCCGGTGTTACTGTGACCTAA